A genomic segment from Luteibacter aegosomatis encodes:
- the kbl gene encoding glycine C-acetyltransferase, with protein sequence MSYPGQDRFAAELESIREQGLFKSERIIVSPQSAEIELDGGRKVLNFCANNYLGLADHAEVIAAAKQALDTHGFGMASVRFICGTQDLHKELEKKIADFFGTEDTILYAACFDANGGLFEPLLGEEDAVISDALNHASIIDGIRLCKAKRFRYANCDMADLEAQLQAADAAGARTKLITTDGAFSMDGFIAPLDEITALAKKYNALVHIDECHCTGFLGDTGRGSAEFHGVMDKIDIFTGTLGKALGGALGGFTTGRKEVIEMLRQRSRPYLFSNSLPPHVVAAGSKVFDMLAAAGELRERVKENTRYFREKMTEAGFDIRPGQHPIVPVMIYDAKQAQAMAAELLDEGIYVTGFFFPVVPQGKARIRTQMSAAHTREHLDKAIAAFTKVGKKLGVLKA encoded by the coding sequence ATGTCCTACCCCGGCCAAGACCGTTTCGCCGCCGAACTCGAATCCATCCGCGAGCAAGGCCTGTTCAAGAGCGAACGCATCATCGTGTCGCCGCAATCCGCCGAGATCGAACTGGACGGCGGGCGCAAGGTGCTCAACTTCTGCGCCAACAACTACCTGGGCCTCGCCGACCACGCCGAGGTGATCGCGGCGGCCAAGCAGGCGCTCGACACCCATGGCTTCGGCATGGCCAGCGTGCGCTTCATCTGCGGCACGCAAGACCTGCACAAGGAACTGGAAAAGAAGATCGCCGACTTCTTCGGCACCGAGGACACCATCCTCTATGCCGCCTGCTTCGACGCCAACGGCGGTCTTTTCGAGCCACTGCTCGGCGAGGAGGACGCGGTGATCTCCGACGCGCTCAACCATGCCTCGATCATCGACGGCATCCGCCTGTGCAAGGCCAAGCGCTTCCGCTACGCCAACTGCGACATGGCCGACCTCGAAGCGCAGCTCCAGGCGGCCGACGCCGCCGGCGCGCGCACCAAGCTCATCACCACCGACGGCGCCTTCTCCATGGACGGCTTCATCGCGCCGCTGGACGAGATCACCGCGCTGGCGAAGAAATACAACGCCCTCGTGCATATCGACGAATGCCATTGCACCGGCTTCCTCGGCGACACGGGCCGCGGCTCGGCCGAATTCCACGGCGTGATGGACAAGATCGACATCTTCACCGGCACCCTGGGCAAGGCACTCGGCGGCGCCTTGGGCGGCTTCACGACCGGCCGCAAGGAAGTGATCGAGATGCTGCGCCAGCGCTCGCGTCCCTACCTGTTCTCCAACTCGTTGCCGCCGCACGTCGTGGCCGCTGGAAGCAAGGTGTTCGACATGCTCGCCGCCGCCGGTGAACTGCGCGAGCGCGTGAAGGAAAACACCCGCTATTTCCGCGAAAAGATGACCGAAGCGGGCTTCGACATCCGCCCGGGACAGCATCCGATCGTGCCCGTGATGATCTACGACGCCAAGCAGGCGCAGGCGATGGCCGCCGAACTGCTCGACGAAGGCATTTACGTCACCGGTTTCTTCTTCCCCGTGGTGCCGCAGGGCAAGGCGCGCATCCGCACCCAGATGAGCGCGGCGCATACGCGCGAGCATCTGGACAAGGCGATCGCGGCGTTTACCAAGGTCGGGAAGAAGCTGGGCGTATTGAAAGCCTGA
- the tdh gene encoding L-threonine 3-dehydrogenase, which translates to MQQTMKALVKRKPEQGIWMEEVPVPTVGPNEVLIKVEKTAICGTDLHIYKWDEWSQRTIKPGLVIGHEFVGRIAEIGPGVTGYKVGDRVSAEGHIVCGHCRNCRAGRQHLCPNTFGIGVNRDGAFAEYMTMPASNLWPIPDQVPSELAAFFDPYGNAAHCALEFDLIGEDVLITGAGPIGIIAAGIAKHVGARNVVVTDVNDYRLKLAADMGATRVVNVANQSLKDVVKDLHIEGFDVGLEMSGNPRAFADMLECMYHGGKIAMLGIMPRGAGIDWDKVIFKGLTLQGIYGRKMYETWYKMTQMVLTGFPLQKVLTHQIAIDDFQRGFDLMDAGQCGKVVCSWT; encoded by the coding sequence ATGCAGCAGACGATGAAGGCGCTGGTCAAGCGCAAGCCCGAACAGGGTATCTGGATGGAAGAAGTGCCGGTGCCGACCGTCGGCCCCAACGAGGTGCTGATCAAGGTCGAGAAGACCGCGATCTGCGGCACCGACCTGCACATCTACAAGTGGGACGAGTGGTCCCAGCGCACGATCAAGCCGGGCCTGGTCATCGGCCACGAATTCGTCGGCCGCATCGCCGAGATCGGCCCGGGGGTCACCGGCTACAAGGTGGGCGACCGCGTGTCGGCCGAGGGTCACATCGTGTGCGGCCACTGCCGCAACTGCCGGGCCGGCCGCCAGCACCTGTGCCCGAACACGTTCGGCATCGGCGTGAACCGTGACGGCGCCTTTGCCGAATACATGACCATGCCGGCCTCCAACCTGTGGCCGATCCCCGACCAGGTTCCCTCGGAACTGGCCGCCTTCTTCGATCCCTACGGCAACGCGGCGCACTGCGCGCTCGAGTTCGACCTGATCGGCGAAGACGTGCTCATCACCGGCGCCGGCCCCATCGGCATCATCGCCGCCGGCATCGCCAAGCACGTGGGCGCGCGCAACGTGGTGGTCACCGACGTCAACGACTATCGCCTGAAGCTGGCCGCCGACATGGGCGCCACCCGCGTGGTGAACGTGGCCAACCAGTCGCTGAAGGACGTTGTGAAAGACCTCCACATCGAAGGCTTCGACGTGGGCCTGGAAATGAGCGGCAACCCGCGCGCGTTCGCCGACATGCTCGAGTGCATGTACCACGGCGGCAAGATCGCCATGCTCGGCATCATGCCGCGCGGTGCCGGCATCGACTGGGACAAGGTGATCTTCAAGGGCCTTACCCTGCAGGGCATCTACGGCCGCAAGATGTACGAGACCTGGTACAAGATGACCCAGATGGTGCTCACCGGCTTCCCGCTTCAGAAGGTGCTCACCCACCAGATCGCCATCGACGACTTCCAGAGGGGCTTCGACCTGATGGATGCCGGCCAGTGCGGCAAGGTGGTCTGCTCCTGGACCTGA
- a CDS encoding S46 family peptidase, whose product MRRLALATALVAGLVPVAHAVEGMWQPAQLPKIAAALRQHGLKLDPATLTDLTAYPMGAIVSLGGCTASFVSPDGLAVTNHHCGYGALQYNSTKEKNLIEQGFLAKTPAEELPGSPDMRVFVTEEIRDVTREVTAKVTPSMTGKQRFDAIDRAEKELVKGCETDGYRCDVYVFHGGYSYQLIKQLEIKDVRLVYAPPESIGKFGGDIDNWMWPRHTGDFSYLRAYVSKDGKSATYSKDNVPYHPKHFIKLNPQGVNEGDYVMVVGYPGRTNRYRLAQEVQGAIDWTYPTQIGLYKEQLAIIAENGKANPDVTVKYANLVAGLNNYLKNFGGQLEGLRRADAVAVKRKQEADLDAWLRKRGGADNQALAKDIAELKAKLSAYQSTRARDAYLALVARTQLFSTGVRLARLAHERTKPDMERDAGYQQRDEVRIEGALKQMDRRYDAKTDQALLSSALVHYVSLPQAQRLPALDAWLAGADNPSAISAKVAALYKGSRLGESEQRLKWFKADDKAIADSDDSMLKLATAVLPDLKKIEDEGDARDGELARLRPRYMQAIIAWKESQGLPVYPDANSSLRVTFGNVQGVAPRDGVSYAPFTTVQGIVEKNTGEEPFNAPKAEIDAIKAKAFDGYASDKLGTLPVDFLADLDITGGNSGSPSLDAEGRLVGLAFDGNWESVSGDWLFNPQLNRSIQVDVRYMLWVMHHLDHADNLLKEMGVPAK is encoded by the coding sequence ATGCGTCGTCTCGCCCTCGCCACCGCCCTCGTGGCGGGCCTGGTTCCCGTCGCTCATGCCGTGGAAGGCATGTGGCAGCCGGCCCAGCTGCCGAAGATCGCCGCTGCGCTGCGGCAGCACGGCCTCAAGCTCGATCCGGCCACCCTCACCGACCTGACGGCGTATCCGATGGGCGCCATCGTCAGCCTCGGCGGCTGCACGGCATCGTTCGTCTCGCCCGACGGCCTGGCGGTGACCAACCACCACTGTGGTTACGGTGCCCTGCAATACAACTCGACGAAGGAAAAGAACCTCATCGAGCAGGGCTTCCTGGCGAAGACCCCTGCCGAGGAACTGCCGGGCTCGCCCGACATGCGCGTGTTCGTCACCGAGGAGATCCGCGACGTCACCCGGGAGGTGACCGCGAAGGTTACGCCGTCGATGACGGGGAAGCAGCGTTTCGATGCCATCGACAGGGCGGAGAAGGAGTTGGTCAAGGGCTGCGAAACCGACGGTTACCGCTGCGACGTCTACGTCTTCCACGGCGGATACAGCTACCAGTTGATCAAGCAGTTGGAAATCAAGGACGTGAGGTTGGTCTACGCGCCGCCCGAGTCGATCGGCAAGTTCGGCGGCGACATCGATAACTGGATGTGGCCGCGCCATACCGGCGATTTCAGTTACCTGCGCGCGTACGTCTCGAAGGACGGCAAATCGGCCACGTATTCCAAGGACAACGTGCCTTATCACCCCAAGCACTTCATCAAGCTCAATCCGCAAGGCGTGAACGAAGGCGATTACGTGATGGTGGTCGGTTACCCCGGCCGTACCAACCGGTATCGCCTGGCGCAGGAAGTGCAGGGCGCGATCGACTGGACGTACCCCACGCAGATCGGGTTGTACAAGGAACAGCTCGCGATCATCGCCGAGAACGGCAAGGCCAATCCCGACGTCACGGTGAAGTACGCGAATCTCGTCGCGGGCCTCAACAATTACCTGAAGAACTTCGGCGGCCAGTTGGAAGGGTTGCGCCGAGCCGATGCGGTGGCCGTCAAGCGCAAGCAGGAGGCCGATCTCGATGCCTGGCTGAGGAAGCGGGGCGGCGCCGATAATCAGGCGCTGGCGAAAGACATCGCCGAACTCAAGGCTAAGCTCTCGGCCTACCAGTCCACGCGCGCCCGCGATGCGTACCTGGCCCTCGTCGCGCGTACGCAACTGTTCTCCACGGGCGTCAGGCTGGCGCGTCTCGCACATGAACGCACGAAGCCGGACATGGAGCGCGACGCGGGGTACCAGCAGCGTGACGAGGTGCGCATCGAAGGCGCGCTCAAGCAGATGGATCGCCGCTACGACGCAAAAACCGACCAGGCCCTGTTGTCCAGCGCGCTGGTGCACTATGTGTCGTTGCCGCAGGCGCAGCGTTTGCCGGCCCTCGATGCCTGGCTGGCCGGCGCGGACAACCCGTCCGCCATCTCGGCGAAGGTGGCGGCGCTCTACAAGGGTAGCCGCCTTGGCGAAAGCGAGCAGCGCCTGAAATGGTTCAAGGCCGATGACAAGGCGATCGCGGACAGTGACGACAGCATGTTGAAGCTCGCCACGGCCGTGTTGCCCGATTTGAAGAAGATCGAGGACGAAGGCGATGCGCGGGATGGCGAACTCGCCCGCCTTCGTCCGCGGTACATGCAGGCCATCATCGCCTGGAAGGAATCGCAGGGCCTGCCGGTCTATCCGGACGCCAACAGCTCGCTGCGCGTCACCTTCGGCAACGTGCAGGGGGTCGCGCCGCGCGACGGCGTGAGCTACGCACCCTTCACCACGGTTCAGGGCATCGTCGAAAAGAACACCGGCGAAGAACCCTTCAACGCGCCGAAGGCCGAAATCGACGCCATCAAGGCCAAGGCGTTCGATGGGTACGCGTCGGACAAGCTGGGCACGCTGCCGGTCGACTTCCTCGCCGACCTCGACATCACCGGCGGCAATTCCGGTTCGCCGTCGCTCGATGCCGAGGGCCGCTTGGTGGGCCTCGCTTTCGACGGCAACTGGGAGTCGGTCAGCGGCGACTGGTTGTTCAATCCCCAGCTCAATCGCTCGATCCAGGTCGACGTCCGTTACATGTTGTGGGTGATGCACCACCTCGACCACGCCGACAACCTGCTGAAGGAGATGGGCGTGCCGGCGAAGTAG
- a CDS encoding S46 family peptidase has protein sequence MRIRTMMLGAAMALALEARADEGMWLPSQLPDIAKNLKEAGFRGDARDLADLTRAPLNAVVRVGGGTGSFVSADGLLVTNHHVAFGVIQYNSRPDRDLISNGYVAADRAAELPANPDYRLRVTVGFDKVTDRILADAKGKTGRAYYDAVDAASKALVAECEKEPGIRCSVANMFYGRDFYLVKQLELRDLRLVYAPPRAIGNYGDEIDNFVWPRHAGDFTILRAYVGPDGKPADYSPDNKPYHPPSHLKLATEGVAEGDFVMLAGYPGITYRHRTAAEFADQIQWRLPTSVAVLTGLQDVIEAQGKADKDAGIRYASQLQSLKNGIKRFSGELQGLERSDAVTVRRDDEAAMLAWLATRPEAKTLKPDIDAAMALIEQGKDVRDRDLLVGLLSTQTQLMRGALALDRLSVERPKADAERESGYQKRDEELIKSQLKQIQRRYDPKVEKALVTSLVTRYQALPSAQHLPEMDKVFGRTAAELAQALDRIYGATKLSDEGERLRLFDATPGEVEKNGDALLVAARTLRPALLRMEDQRKAREGDLLRLRPAYMQALIAYREKQGRAVYPDANSTLRVSYGKVTPLVARDAVAYAPVTTVKGIVEKNTGKVPFDAPKPLLDAIRKGDFAGYADPATGEMPVDFLSNLDTTGGNSGSPVLNAKGELVGLNFDSNWEAVSASWMYDPRYKRAIHVDMRYMRWLMDKVYPSPSLLKELGVPVR, from the coding sequence ATGCGAATCCGCACGATGATGCTGGGCGCCGCCATGGCGCTGGCGCTGGAGGCCCGGGCCGACGAGGGGATGTGGCTGCCCTCGCAGTTGCCCGACATTGCGAAAAACCTCAAAGAAGCCGGCTTCCGCGGTGACGCCCGCGATCTCGCCGACCTGACCCGCGCACCCCTCAACGCCGTGGTGCGGGTGGGAGGCGGCACGGGCTCGTTCGTGTCGGCCGACGGCCTGCTGGTGACCAACCACCACGTGGCCTTCGGGGTGATCCAGTACAACTCGCGGCCCGATCGCGACCTGATCTCGAACGGCTACGTCGCCGCCGACCGGGCCGCGGAGCTGCCCGCCAACCCGGATTACCGTCTCCGCGTCACCGTGGGGTTCGACAAGGTCACCGATCGCATCCTGGCCGACGCGAAGGGGAAGACCGGCCGGGCGTATTACGATGCCGTGGACGCCGCCAGCAAGGCGCTGGTGGCCGAATGCGAGAAGGAGCCGGGCATTCGCTGCAGCGTGGCCAACATGTTCTACGGCCGCGACTTCTACCTGGTGAAGCAGCTCGAGCTTCGCGACCTTCGCCTCGTTTACGCTCCGCCGCGTGCCATCGGCAACTACGGCGACGAGATCGACAACTTCGTCTGGCCCCGGCACGCGGGCGACTTCACCATCCTGCGTGCCTATGTCGGCCCCGACGGCAAGCCCGCGGACTATTCGCCCGACAACAAGCCGTACCATCCGCCGTCGCACCTGAAGCTGGCGACCGAAGGCGTGGCCGAAGGCGATTTCGTCATGCTGGCCGGTTATCCCGGCATCACCTATCGCCATCGCACGGCCGCCGAGTTCGCCGACCAGATCCAGTGGCGCCTGCCGACGTCGGTGGCCGTGCTGACCGGCCTGCAGGACGTCATCGAGGCCCAGGGAAAGGCCGACAAGGACGCCGGCATCCGTTACGCCTCGCAGTTGCAGTCGCTCAAGAACGGCATCAAGCGCTTCAGCGGCGAACTCCAGGGGCTGGAGCGCAGCGACGCCGTCACCGTGCGTCGCGACGATGAGGCGGCCATGCTCGCGTGGCTGGCGACGCGCCCCGAAGCGAAGACGCTCAAGCCCGACATCGACGCGGCCATGGCGTTGATCGAGCAGGGCAAGGACGTGCGCGATCGTGATCTTCTCGTCGGATTGCTTTCCACGCAGACGCAGTTGATGCGCGGCGCCCTCGCGCTGGACCGCCTGTCGGTCGAGCGGCCCAAGGCCGATGCCGAACGCGAATCGGGCTACCAGAAGCGTGACGAGGAGCTGATCAAGAGCCAGCTGAAGCAGATCCAGCGTCGCTACGATCCCAAGGTGGAGAAGGCGCTGGTCACCTCGCTCGTCACCCGCTACCAGGCGCTTCCCTCCGCCCAGCACCTGCCCGAGATGGACAAGGTGTTCGGGCGCACGGCCGCGGAGCTCGCGCAGGCACTCGATCGCATCTATGGCGCCACCAAGCTCAGCGACGAAGGCGAACGCCTGCGCCTGTTCGACGCCACGCCCGGTGAGGTGGAGAAGAACGGCGACGCCTTGCTCGTCGCCGCGCGCACCCTGCGCCCGGCCCTGCTGCGCATGGAAGACCAGCGCAAGGCTCGCGAAGGCGATCTGCTTCGCCTGCGTCCCGCCTACATGCAGGCGTTGATCGCCTACCGCGAGAAGCAGGGCCGCGCGGTGTATCCCGATGCCAACTCCACCCTGCGCGTGAGCTACGGCAAGGTCACGCCGCTGGTCGCGCGCGACGCCGTGGCCTATGCGCCCGTCACCACGGTGAAGGGCATCGTCGAGAAAAACACCGGCAAGGTGCCTTTCGATGCGCCCAAGCCCCTGCTCGACGCCATCCGCAAGGGCGATTTCGCGGGTTACGCCGATCCGGCCACGGGCGAGATGCCGGTGGATTTCCTCAGCAACCTCGACACCACGGGCGGCAACTCCGGCTCCCCCGTGCTCAACGCGAAGGGCGAACTGGTCGGCCTCAACTTCGACAGCAACTGGGAAGCCGTGAGCGCGAGCTGGATGTACGACCCGCGCTACAAGCGCGCGATCCACGTCGACATGCGTTACATGCGTTGGCTGATGGACAAGGTCTATCCCTCGCCGTCGCTTCTGAAGGAGCTCGGCGTCCCGGTGCGCTGA
- a CDS encoding DUF748 domain-containing protein, giving the protein METRKTKGRIRWHEGRERALAVYRSHRTRRIVFALVVATIVFGLLGFFAAPPLLRSQIESRASAALGRPVTVGRLSLNPFTLEVTVEALHIGEADGTSPFVDVDRVIANASWSSLFRLAPILDALDVERPRIRIRRSAPQRFNFSDILERLASSPAPVDAEPVRFALSNIAVHGGQVDVDDRVLDASHRLDHIELGLPFIANLPSATDIYVRPLLAMNVDGSPLRVEGQTKPFANDRESLLSFRLDHLDLPRYVGFVPTPLPVGMSDGKLSGRLDIRFTMADAQPHVILSGRLVIDGLKVAGKDGAPLLGLGHGDVELTALEPLTSRYRLGIVALDGLDLRYASLPNGRSNLDALSTPGAPGADAKPTDVRIDTLTLKRSRFEYANLAGPAPSRLVLEGLDGDVRGLSTVAARAATVDATARMAGGSLKTKGTLDLAAGRYAGRLSLDRIALATLMPLAPPLLDADVASGTVGADGELAVDWGRAFALRIAKTQAKLEGFRLVPHRDEALPVAWSSLKASIALLDLAGGEARLDNLTLDGLSLEPRRLADGSFDLTRVVRGPPPSKPAAPSTPWRWSIAHLALNDGTLTLRDASSPNRRNTVVLQAKTFGIDGLSDDMKKPLALHLEGSLGKGTFAVTGPVTPSPLDADLTVKASRIDIAPLQSLVTVPLNVRVASGLLSMEGRIRYADRGNAAARIAYRGQATLGRVRVLDKVTEADFLSWRSLSASDMTVQVGEAAPRASIGGLALDDFYARVIVNTTGRLNLQDVVASPEAPGTVSVTEARDTPAPPTPAPEAARATPAADIHIGQISLTGGRLNYTDNFIKPNYTADVTKLTGKIGAFGTAGGSAPAELTLQGQLDDNAPVDIRGTINPLTPVAFLDITAKADGIQLANLSPYSGKYAGYPITRGRLNVDVHYLLDQRKLTANNHIFIDQLTFGDRIEGPGISHLPVKLAVALLKDTQGRIDVNIPVSGSLDDPQFSLGGLVWRAIGNLIVKAVTSPFRLLASAGGGREDLGYVEFAPGSAQLDAGAQSKLADIAKVLADKPTISLDIVGRVDPAKDEPGLRAVMVDDLIRQEKGDNENDEATPDDEDRYLKRAYRHASFPKPKNLIGLSKSLPPDQMRTLMETNMPVDADALRHLAERRANAVRLWLQGKADDKRLFVVAPKTDAEGIDDGGRTTRVDFGLH; this is encoded by the coding sequence ATGGAAACGCGCAAGACGAAGGGCCGGATCCGTTGGCACGAGGGACGCGAACGCGCCCTGGCCGTATACCGTTCGCACCGCACGCGGCGCATCGTCTTCGCCCTCGTCGTCGCGACGATCGTCTTCGGGCTTCTCGGCTTCTTCGCCGCGCCGCCTTTGCTCCGCTCGCAGATCGAGTCGCGCGCCAGCGCCGCGCTGGGACGCCCGGTGACCGTCGGCAGGCTTTCGCTGAATCCGTTCACCCTGGAGGTTACCGTCGAGGCGTTGCACATCGGCGAAGCGGATGGCACCTCCCCGTTCGTCGACGTGGACCGCGTCATCGCGAACGCATCCTGGTCGTCGCTTTTCCGCTTGGCGCCGATCCTGGATGCACTCGATGTCGAAAGACCGCGCATCCGTATACGGCGCAGCGCGCCGCAACGCTTCAACTTCAGCGACATCCTCGAGCGCCTCGCCTCGTCTCCGGCCCCCGTCGATGCGGAACCCGTCCGGTTCGCGCTGTCCAATATCGCCGTTCACGGCGGACAGGTGGATGTCGACGATCGCGTGCTGGACGCCAGCCATCGCCTCGACCATATCGAACTGGGCCTCCCCTTCATCGCCAACCTTCCCAGCGCGACGGACATCTACGTGCGGCCGCTGCTCGCGATGAACGTGGACGGCAGCCCGTTACGCGTGGAAGGACAGACCAAGCCGTTCGCCAATGACCGCGAGTCGCTACTGAGCTTCCGGCTCGACCATCTCGACCTGCCCCGCTACGTCGGCTTCGTGCCCACGCCACTGCCGGTCGGCATGTCCGACGGCAAGCTGTCCGGACGGCTGGACATCCGTTTCACCATGGCCGACGCGCAACCCCACGTGATCCTGAGCGGCCGACTCGTCATCGACGGGCTGAAGGTCGCCGGCAAAGACGGCGCGCCGCTGCTGGGGCTCGGCCACGGCGACGTGGAACTGACCGCGCTGGAACCGCTGACCTCGCGCTATCGTCTGGGCATCGTCGCCCTGGACGGCCTCGACCTGCGCTACGCCAGCCTGCCGAACGGCCGCAGCAACCTCGATGCGCTGAGCACGCCCGGCGCCCCCGGCGCCGACGCCAAACCCACCGACGTGCGCATCGATACGCTGACGCTGAAACGCTCCCGGTTCGAATACGCGAACCTTGCCGGCCCGGCGCCCAGCCGGCTCGTGCTCGAAGGGCTGGACGGCGACGTACGTGGCCTGTCCACGGTGGCCGCCCGGGCCGCCACCGTGGACGCCACCGCGCGAATGGCCGGAGGCAGTCTCAAGACGAAGGGCACGCTCGACCTCGCCGCCGGCCGCTACGCGGGCAGGCTATCGCTCGACAGGATCGCGCTCGCCACGCTGATGCCGCTGGCGCCGCCGCTCCTGGACGCCGACGTGGCCTCGGGCACCGTGGGCGCCGACGGCGAGTTGGCCGTGGACTGGGGCCGGGCTTTCGCCCTGCGCATCGCGAAAACACAGGCGAAGCTCGAGGGCTTTCGCCTGGTGCCGCATCGGGACGAGGCGCTCCCCGTGGCGTGGTCGTCACTGAAAGCATCGATCGCGCTGCTCGATCTGGCCGGCGGCGAGGCTCGCCTCGACAACCTCACCCTCGACGGCCTCTCGCTCGAACCGCGCCGTCTCGCCGACGGCTCGTTCGACCTCACGCGCGTGGTGAGGGGCCCACCCCCGTCGAAGCCCGCCGCGCCTTCCACGCCATGGCGCTGGAGCATCGCGCATCTCGCCTTGAACGACGGCACCCTTACCCTGCGCGATGCGTCGTCACCGAACAGGCGCAACACCGTGGTGCTGCAGGCGAAGACGTTCGGCATCGACGGCCTCTCCGACGACATGAAGAAGCCGCTCGCCCTGCACCTGGAAGGCTCGCTGGGCAAGGGTACGTTCGCCGTTACCGGACCGGTGACACCGAGCCCCCTCGACGCGGACCTCACCGTAAAGGCCAGCCGCATCGACATCGCCCCTCTCCAGTCGCTGGTGACCGTGCCGTTGAACGTACGCGTGGCCAGCGGCCTGTTGAGCATGGAGGGACGGATCCGTTACGCCGATCGCGGCAACGCCGCGGCTCGCATCGCCTACCGCGGGCAGGCCACCCTCGGCCGCGTGCGCGTGCTGGACAAGGTGACCGAAGCGGATTTCCTTAGCTGGCGTTCGCTCAGTGCCTCGGACATGACGGTGCAGGTGGGCGAGGCCGCGCCGCGCGCCTCCATCGGCGGGCTCGCGCTCGACGATTTCTATGCCCGCGTGATCGTCAACACGACCGGCCGCCTCAACCTGCAGGACGTCGTCGCCAGCCCGGAAGCGCCCGGCACGGTATCGGTCACCGAAGCCCGCGACACGCCCGCGCCGCCCACGCCGGCACCCGAGGCCGCGCGCGCCACGCCCGCCGCGGACATCCATATCGGCCAGATCTCGCTCACCGGCGGCCGCCTCAACTACACCGATAATTTCATCAAGCCCAACTACACCGCCGACGTGACGAAGCTCACCGGCAAGATCGGCGCATTCGGCACCGCGGGAGGGAGCGCACCGGCAGAGCTGACCCTTCAAGGCCAGCTCGACGACAATGCGCCGGTCGACATCCGCGGCACCATCAATCCGCTCACGCCCGTGGCCTTCCTCGACATCACGGCCAAGGCCGACGGCATCCAGCTCGCCAACCTGTCGCCCTACTCCGGCAAGTACGCGGGCTATCCCATCACCAGGGGACGCCTCAACGTCGACGTGCACTACCTGCTCGACCAGCGCAAGCTCACCGCGAACAACCATATCTTCATCGACCAGCTGACCTTCGGCGACCGTATCGAGGGGCCCGGCATCAGCCATCTGCCGGTGAAGCTCGCCGTCGCCCTGCTGAAGGACACCCAGGGGCGCATCGACGTGAACATCCCCGTCTCGGGTTCGCTCGACGATCCGCAGTTCAGTCTCGGTGGCCTGGTCTGGCGCGCCATCGGCAACCTCATCGTCAAGGCGGTGACCTCGCCGTTCCGCCTGCTGGCCTCGGCCGGCGGCGGACGCGAAGACCTCGGCTACGTGGAGTTCGCCCCGGGATCGGCGCAACTCGATGCCGGCGCCCAGTCGAAGCTGGCCGACATCGCCAAGGTACTCGCCGACAAGCCGACGATCAGCCTGGACATCGTCGGCCGCGTGGACCCGGCCAAGGACGAACCGGGCCTGCGCGCCGTGATGGTTGACGACCTCATCCGGCAGGAAAAAGGCGACAACGAGAACGACGAGGCCACGCCCGACGACGAAGACCGGTACCTCAAGCGGGCTTACCGGCACGCCTCGTTCCCCAAACCGAAGAACCTCATCGGACTGTCGAAGTCCCTGCCGCCCGACCAGATGCGCACGCTCATGGAAACCAACATGCCGGTCGACGCCGACGCCCTGCGCCACCTGGCCGAACGGCGGGCCAATGCGGTGAGGCTGTGGCTCCAGGGCAAGGCGGACGACAAGCGGCTGTTCGTCGTGGCGCCGAAAACCGACGCCGAAGGCATCGACGACGGCGGCAGGACGACCCGGGTGGATTTCGGCCTTCACTGA